One window of the Solanum stenotomum isolate F172 chromosome 11, ASM1918654v1, whole genome shotgun sequence genome contains the following:
- the LOC125844212 gene encoding SKP1-like protein 1B: MSSSKMIVLKSSDGETFEVEEAVALESQTIKHMIEDDCADTSIPLPNVTSKILAKVIEYCKRHVDASKTEDKASEDELKTFDSDFVKVDQGTLFDLILAANYLNIKSLLDLTCQTVADMIKGKTPEEIRKTFNIKNDFTPEEEEEVRRENAWAFE; encoded by the exons ATGTCTTCCTCAAAGATGATCGTGTTGAAGAGCTCCGACGGCGAGACTTTCGAGGTAGAAGAAGCGGTGGCTTTGGAATCTCAGACGATTAAGCATATGATTGAAGATGATTGCGCCGACACCAGCATCCCTCTTCCTAATGTTACCAGCAAGATCTTGGCTAAGGTCATCGAGTACTGCAAACGCCATGTTGATGCTTCTAAAACTGAGGATAAGGCATCTGAAGATGAGCTTAAAACCTTTGATTCTGATTTTGTCAAAGTTGATCAGGGCACCCTCTTCGATCTCATCTTG GCTGCCAACTACTTGAACATCAAGAGCCTGCTTGATCTCACATGTCAGACCGTGGCAGACATGATTAAAGGGAAAACACCAGAGGAGATCAGGAAGACCTTTAACATCAAGAATGACTTCACTCctgaggaagaagaggaggttAGGAGGGAGAATGCTTGGGCATTCGAGTGA